CTACCGCGTCGCCTTCATCCTCCCGATCCTCCCCCACGACCGGAACAACATCGAACGCATGGAGACGGCGATGGAGGTTTACGACCGCTTCCAGCCGCTCAAGAAGGCGCATCCCCACAAGCGACTGACGGCGGAGGAGGCGCGGCAGGCCGAACCCGGGCTCTCCGGCGACATCGTCGGCGCCGTGACCATGGAGGAGTGGGGCGTGGACCCACACCGGCTGGTGTACGCCAACGTGGAGGACGCCGTCGCGCACGGCGCCCGTGCTCTCAACCACACGCGCGTCGTCGGCCTGGTTCGGGATGGCGGCAGTGTCATCGGCGTGCGCTATCGGGCTGCCGACGGCGCGATGTCGGAAGCCCGCGCCAGAGTGGTGGTGAACGCGGCCGGACCCTGGTCGCCCGAGGTCGGTGCGCTGGCCGGAGTGGGAGTTCGACTGCGTCCCGCCAAAGGCATCCACATCGTCTATCCGCACCGCATCTCAGAGTTCTCGATCAGCGCGGAGTCGATCGACGGACGAGACCTGCTCATGGTCTCGCACGGAGGTTTCACGCTCCTGGGGACCACCGACGACGACTTCTACGGCGATCTGGATGCGGTGGACGTGCTCGAAGACGAGGTCGATTACCTGCTGCAAGCGTTCGAGCGCGTCTTCCCGGCGATCAGGGACTACCGCCCGGTGCGCGCGACCACCGGAGTGCGCCCCACCCTGTTCAAGTGGAGGCGTTACGAGGACGAGCTGTCGCGACGATATGAGGTGATCGACCACGCCGCCGAGGGGGTCGAGGGATTCGTCAGCATCGCCGGCGGCAAGCTGTCGATGTATCGCCTGATGGCCGAGGAGACCTCGGACGCCGTGTGCCGG
Above is a window of bacterium DNA encoding:
- a CDS encoding FAD-dependent oxidoreductase translates to MARNPGPGAAPSAHDVCVIGGGITGAGIARDLSLRGLSVLLLEKGDWGGGTSGGSSWMIHGGPRYLEFDWDTTRLSCQDAGHIVTIARNLVYRVAFILPILPHDRNNIERMETAMEVYDRFQPLKKAHPHKRLTAEEARQAEPGLSGDIVGAVTMEEWGVDPHRLVYANVEDAVAHGARALNHTRVVGLVRDGGSVIGVRYRAADGAMSEARARVVVNAAGPWSPEVGALAGVGVRLRPAKGIHIVYPHRISEFSISAESIDGRDLLMVSHGGFTLLGTTDDDFYGDLDAVDVLEDEVDYLLQAFERVFPAIRDYRPVRATTGVRPTLFKWRRYEDELSRRYEVIDHAAEGVEGFVSIAGGKLSMYRLMAEETSDAVCRKLGHQAPCTTATTPLPGNESDMEPAVELARRHRIPTLAAVKVQSRHGSRAAKVLDETREGRVVCRCEPITEAELAYASRHEQVRSLPDAFRRVGLAAGPCAGAACVMRAAEVIGGELGWSASQRFDAVREFVRGAWLGRAPVLGHAGWAEEELAQGALRGLSV